The nucleotide sequence GGCTGCGGAGGCGCCTGTGCCGACATCTGTCGACCGCGCAACTAAAGCTGCAGCAAACGTTGAGATGATTTATCAGCAGGCCAAGGATCTTCTGGCCAAGGCTCTGAAGGAAGTCGATCTGACCGCTGCGAATGAGGCCAAGGCAAGCGCGGATTTGAAAATTGCAACGGAGAGCGGTGATAAGGCAAAGATCAAGGCGGCGGGTGAGGCTCTTGAAAAGGCCAAACGTGCGGCTCAGCAAGCGGTGCGTATTGCCCGTGAACTTGCCAATCAGGTTGAGCGCCTGAAAGTGCTCTCCGATAAGGTTAAGCTTGCAGTCATTGCTGCCGGTTCGACTGATCTGAAGGTAGCGGCAAAGGGTGCGGAGGACGCGGAGAGTTTGTCGGCAAGAGCGGTTCGGATTGAAAAGACCATCGAACAGATCTTGAAGCCTCGTCCCCATCAGGAGATCATCGGGGTCACAATTCCGAGCACAACCACCAGCACAACGCAACCTTCCCCGACTCCTGTTGGGAAACGCGGCTAACTATGATGTAAATATTGGATTCAAGAAGGCCCCTCCATGAAGGACGGGGCTTTCTTTTTTCAGGACTATGAAGGTTTACGACCGTATACGTGTGGATCAGTTGTTTTTGGCGACTATGGGCGTGCTGTTATTCGGCCTTTCGTTAGCAGGCCTCTTTCATGGTATGAACGCTTCGTTGGCGGCGCATTGGGCCTGGAAAGCTGAATACGGGACTTCTGCGCCAGAGGTGGAGCAAGTGACGGATAGCTGTCGACGTGCCTTTGGGCTTTATCCTTGGAACTATTATTTCAGTATTTTTGCTTCAGAGTTAGCATATTACAATGCGGATGAGGTGACGGGGGCGCAGCGGGAGGAACGGCTGCACCAGTCCAAGCTATGGTGTGAGCGCGGCTTGATGCAAAATCGATACCGGAGCCAGTTGCGGCGGCTGAAGACCAGGTTCCTGTGGGATGACTCCCCCTCCGAGGCCATTGCGTATTGGGAGGGGCATACGAATTGGCAATACTGGGAACCCTATAATCACGAAACCCTTGCCGGGTTATATACGAAATATGGCGAATTTGACAAAGCCGCCCGTGAGCTTAAATTACTTGTCAACTTTCCCGCTTATGAAACAACGCGGGCGTTAATTGAAAGTGAGAAAAAAATCTGGGCTGAATAAAACTTGGAATAACAGGAATGGGGCGAATGACGGGGCTCGAACCCGCGACATTCAGAATCACAATCTGACGCTCTAACCAACTGAGCTACATTCGCCATAACGTTTGCAAGTGCGAATCATCCACACACACGGCCATGGAATCAAGCAAAAACATAATGAAAATATTGGCACTCGAACTTTCAACCCAAACAGGATCCCTGGCCATGCTGGATGGGGAGACTGTAATTTTCGAAAAAGAATGGGTGGCTGAAGGCCGTCAACTTCGCCCGATATTTCCGGATATCCATGCGCTGGCCTCGGTCGGGAGTTGGTGTTGGGCGGATATCGATAGGTTCGCCGTGGGGGTCGGTCCCGGTGCATTTTCAGGACTTCGGATGGCGGTGTCCGGGATACGGGGTTTAGCAATTCCGGATCACAAGCCGGTGATGGCCGTTTCGAGTGCGAGTGCTTTGGCTTGGGCAATCCTGAATGAGACGGGCGTGGAACAAGTGGTCGTCCTGGGAGATGCCCGACGGAACGAATTGTGGGCGGGTTGTTTTGGGTGGGATCATGGCATCGTGTCGCGCCATGGCGATTGGATTGTGGCAGGCGCAGATCAAATGCCGGAGTATTTGAAAAAGAGCGGCTCTGTTTGGGTTAGTTCCGATTGGGAGCGGATTCAGGCGTCCTTAAAGGCCATCTGCCCTGCCGGGGTTGTGATGGTCGAGGAGGCTCGTATTCCAAGAGCGGAGATGGTGGCCAGGGTCGTGGCGCAAAGAGTTGTTGCAGGCCTTGAAGGGGAGGCTTTGTCTCCAATTTATGTTCATCCCGCTGTGTCGGTGGCACCGCGATTTTAGAGAGAGGAAAAACCATGAAAATTAGAGTAAATGGACAGACCATTTCCGAAAAAGCAGTTTTGGCAGAATTAAAACGGCTGATGGATTTTTATAGTCAGCACATGCCTCGTGAGGAACTCGGGCGCCATACGGAAGAGTTGCTGAAGCGGGCGCGTGAACATGCCGTTGGCACACAGTTGCTCATTGAAGAGGTCAAGCGTCGCAAGATTGAGATCCCGGAATCCGAAGTCGATGTCGCCATGGCCGGAATGGCTGCGAAAGTTGGGGGCGTGCCGAAATTGAAGGAGTTACTCGCCCAGCAGGGGCTCTCCCTGGAGCAATTCCAGGCGAGTATTCGTGTGGGAAAACAACTGGACTCTTTGGTGGCAAGAGTGACATCAGGCGTCCCGGAGTGTGAGGAGTCTGAACTACGAAAATATTATGAAGAACATGCAGAGCGTTATGTGGCGCCCGACCAGGCTCAAGTCCGTCATATCCTGATCCGTCCCGATTCTGAAAGCGAGGCGGATCGAGCAACGACCCGCTCCAAGCTGATGGGGCTGAAGCAGAAGATCCTTGAAGGGGATGACTTTGCGGAGCTTGCTGCCGTGCATTCCGAATGTCCTAGCGGGAAGGAGTCCGGCGGGAGTCTCGGGATGCTGGTCCGCGGGACTATTGTTCCGGAACTAAATCAGGCGATATTTGACGATATGGAACTGGGTGAGATCAGTGATGTGGTAGCGACCCCGCTGGGTTTTCATATCCTTGAGTTGCAGGACAAAGAGCTGGGCGAACCGCTATCGTTTGAAGAGGCGAAGGCGAGTATCCAGGAACTCCTGCATCATGAGCGGAAAGGGAAAGCCCTGACCAAGTTTGTTGATCAACTTCGCGAGAAGGCTGTGATTGAAGATGATGGGGTAGATGATGCCCATTGGGAAAAGTTATTTGATTCGTTTCTTGACGGCCAAAAGGGTAGCTGATAACTTCCCCAACTGTTTCATTTATCGGGCCGTAGCGCAGACTGGTAGCGCGTTTGCTTGGGGTGCAAAAGGTCAGGGGTTCAAATCCCCTCGGCCCGACCATTTTTAACCAGAAAAACACGCGTATTTCCTAGGAAATATGCGGGTTTTATTGTTCCTTAATGAAAACAGATCAATGTCGCATGATCCTCGTCCCATACCTTGAGGCCGATGGCTTTCAGGCTCTGGCGGTAGGCCAATCGACGTTTCATGGGTTCTCTTGTCCCAAAATGGAGCGAAGTTGAGTTAATGTGGAGTTGTAGGGATGCGGCATGCGGGTTGACAGGTATTGAAGTTTTTTATAATATTTTCGCCGTTTTGTAACACTAAATAGGAGAAGACCCATGTCGTATGTTATATCAGACAAATGCACAAAGTGTGGCAGTTGCGCCCCGGTGTGCCCTCAGGAAGCGATTGCGGAAGGCCCCAAGCAGTTCGTGATTGATGCCGACAAGTGCGTGGATTGTGGCCTCTGCGCAGGCGAATGCCCGGTTGAGGCGATTTCCCCTGCATGATGACTGGTGGATATCGTTTTCTGTTCGGCCCAGTACGCTCACGGCGACTGGGCCGTTCTCTTGGTGTTGATCTTGTTCCGTTGAAGGTGTGCACCTACGATTGCCCGTATTGTCAGGTCGGGAAGACTACTGATAAAACCATCGTGCGTCGGGAATATGTGCCGGTGGAAGGGGTTTTGGCGGAGTTTGACGATTGGATGGCCCATGACGGACAGGCCGACTGTGTGACCTTGGCAGGGGGAGGGGAGCCTACCCTGCATTCCCGCTTTGGTGAAATCATTGATGCCATCGGAACGCGTTGCAAGTTACGTCGTATCCTGCTGAGCAATGGATCTCTGTTTTCACAGCCCGACGCGAGATCGGCGGCAACCAAAGCCGAAGTTGTGAAGGCGACCCTCAGTGCGTGGGATCAGACTTCATTTGAGGCGGTTCATCATCCCCATGCCTCGTTAAAGTTTGATGTGTTTCTGGATGGTTTGAAAGCCTTTCGCCGGGAGTTTTCCAGAGAGTATTGGCTGGAAGTTTTTGTTGTCCCCGGTGTAAATGATGAGACGGCGCAAATGCTGCGCATTGCTGATTTGGCAGAACAAATCAAGCCGGATCGAATTCATCTCAATACGGCAGTACGGCCCGCTCAGGACAGCACCGTGAAACCCGTTGCGAGTTCCCGGATGGATGAATTGGCCCGCCTGTTTAGACCGGTCGCTGAAGTGATTGGCGTCGTGGTGGCGAACGCGTCTGCTGCGTCGCCTGCCATGACAGCTGACGAGTTGGCCGAACGTACCTTAAGCCTGATTCAACGGCATCCCGTGACAACAACCGATCTATGTGCGACTCTAGGGGTGGGGTTGTCCGAGGTGGAATCGGCGATAACCATTTTGATGGTGCGTGGTGTGATAAGGATTGAAGGCGGTTATTATGTCAGAGCGATTGATATCTGATGGATTGAATAAGCCGGATAAAGACCTGGACGTACGGTTAAGGCCGACTCGTTTCAAGGATTTTGTTGGCCAGCCGAAAGCCGGTGAGCGACTTGAGTTGTTTACCCAGGCAGCGAAAAAACGTGGCGATGTGATGGAGCATATCCTCTTATCGGGGCCCCCGGGGTTGGGGAAGACAACTTTGGCCTACATTCTCGCGGCGGAAATGGGTGTGAATGTCAAGTCCACCTCCGGTCCGGTGATTGATAAGCCTGGAGATCTTGCCGGTCTACTGACAGGGTTGGAACGTGGCGATGTATTGTTCATCGACGAAATTCACCGGATGCAACGCTCAGTGGAAGAGTATCTCTATTCGGCTATGGAAGATTTCGTTATTGATATCATGATTGATCAGGGCGCGAATGCTCGGTCAGTGCGGCTGAATCTCCAGCAATTCACCCTGATCGGGGCGACCACGCGGAGTGGGCTGTTGACCGCCCCGTTTCGCGCACGGTTCGGATTGCCGATCCGGTTGGATTACTACAAGGCGTCGGATCTGGAACATATCGTCAAGCGCTCTGCGCTAATTCTTGATGTGGACGTGGATGACGGTGGAGCACGTGAAATTGCGCGTCGGTCCCGGGGAACTCCGCGTATTTGTAATAATCTACTGCGGCGGGTGCGTGATTTTGCCCAGGTGAAAGCTGATGGTAAAATCACCGAGGTGGTTGCGGCCGCAGCTTTGACCATGTTGGATATCGATGAAGATGGCCTTGATGAGATGGATAAACGAATTCTGGAGACCATCATGCACCGGTTTTCCGGTGGCCCCGTCGGGTTGAGCTCGCTGGCCGTATCCGTTGGGGAAGAAGCCGATACCATTGAGGAAGTTTATGAGCCGTTTCTGATTCAGGAAGGGTTCCTAAAGCGCACGCCTCAAGGCCGTGTGGCGACAGATCTCTGCTATCGGCGCTTCGGGGTTAAGCCTAGTGAAGGCCAGGGGCGGTTGCTCTGAACGCTCAACTGTCCCCCAAATCCTCGCCTAAGGATGATTGACCGCACCGATTTGGCGGCGTAGTAATCCGGAGGCGTGGGGGGAGGGCGTGAAATCGTGTGTTTACTTACAATTAATGACGTTCTATTATTGTTTTACATGGTAATGAG is from bacterium and encodes:
- a CDS encoding 4Fe-4S binding protein, whose product is MSYVISDKCTKCGSCAPVCPQEAIAEGPKQFVIDADKCVDCGLCAGECPVEAISPA
- a CDS encoding peptidylprolyl isomerase; the encoded protein is MKIRVNGQTISEKAVLAELKRLMDFYSQHMPREELGRHTEELLKRAREHAVGTQLLIEEVKRRKIEIPESEVDVAMAGMAAKVGGVPKLKELLAQQGLSLEQFQASIRVGKQLDSLVARVTSGVPECEESELRKYYEEHAERYVAPDQAQVRHILIRPDSESEADRATTRSKLMGLKQKILEGDDFAELAAVHSECPSGKESGGSLGMLVRGTIVPELNQAIFDDMELGEISDVVATPLGFHILELQDKELGEPLSFEEAKASIQELLHHERKGKALTKFVDQLREKAVIEDDGVDDAHWEKLFDSFLDGQKGS
- a CDS encoding radical SAM protein, translated to MMTGGYRFLFGPVRSRRLGRSLGVDLVPLKVCTYDCPYCQVGKTTDKTIVRREYVPVEGVLAEFDDWMAHDGQADCVTLAGGGEPTLHSRFGEIIDAIGTRCKLRRILLSNGSLFSQPDARSAATKAEVVKATLSAWDQTSFEAVHHPHASLKFDVFLDGLKAFRREFSREYWLEVFVVPGVNDETAQMLRIADLAEQIKPDRIHLNTAVRPAQDSTVKPVASSRMDELARLFRPVAEVIGVVVANASAASPAMTADELAERTLSLIQRHPVTTTDLCATLGVGLSEVESAITILMVRGVIRIEGGYYVRAIDI
- the ruvB gene encoding Holliday junction branch migration DNA helicase RuvB; this encodes MSERLISDGLNKPDKDLDVRLRPTRFKDFVGQPKAGERLELFTQAAKKRGDVMEHILLSGPPGLGKTTLAYILAAEMGVNVKSTSGPVIDKPGDLAGLLTGLERGDVLFIDEIHRMQRSVEEYLYSAMEDFVIDIMIDQGANARSVRLNLQQFTLIGATTRSGLLTAPFRARFGLPIRLDYYKASDLEHIVKRSALILDVDVDDGGAREIARRSRGTPRICNNLLRRVRDFAQVKADGKITEVVAAAALTMLDIDEDGLDEMDKRILETIMHRFSGGPVGLSSLAVSVGEEADTIEEVYEPFLIQEGFLKRTPQGRVATDLCYRRFGVKPSEGQGRLL
- the tsaB gene encoding tRNA (adenosine(37)-N6)-threonylcarbamoyltransferase complex dimerization subunit type 1 TsaB; the encoded protein is MKILALELSTQTGSLAMLDGETVIFEKEWVAEGRQLRPIFPDIHALASVGSWCWADIDRFAVGVGPGAFSGLRMAVSGIRGLAIPDHKPVMAVSSASALAWAILNETGVEQVVVLGDARRNELWAGCFGWDHGIVSRHGDWIVAGADQMPEYLKKSGSVWVSSDWERIQASLKAICPAGVVMVEEARIPRAEMVARVVAQRVVAGLEGEALSPIYVHPAVSVAPRF